The genomic region GCTGGACCATCGCCGGTCTGGTCACGATCGGCACCATCGTCGCCGCCTGGGTGTTCGCGATCTAGCCCATTGGAAACTGCAGCTCGAACGCCGCGCCCTGATCGGTCGGCGTGAGCCTGATCGAGCTGCCATGGCTCGCCATCACCGCGCGCGCGATCGCCAGCCCCATCCCGGTGCCGCCCTGGTCGCGGCGCGTGGTGAAGAACGCGTCGAAGATCCTGTCGCGGTTCGGCGTCGAGATCGGCTCGCCGTCATTGCTTACCGTCACACGCAGGGTCGTACGCTCGTCGATCGCTTTCAGCCTGATTGTCCCAGCCTTGTGTCGCATCGCATTATCGGCGAGATGCGACAGCACGATGAGCGCCTTCTCGGCCGACATGCCGATCATCAGGTCGAGGCTGCCGCTGGCCTCTATCGAGCTCGCCGGAAATCGGCTCCTGAGGTCGGCAATCACCGGCGCCAATTCCGTGCGCTCGTTTTGCGGCAGGCTTTCGGCACGCGCGAGTTCACGCAGCCGCTGCGCCATCGCTTCCAGCCGCTTTGTGTCGGACAGGATGTTGGCGATGAACGTCTCCTGCTCGGCCGGCGTCAGGCTGCCCGCTTTGCCCTGAACCGAATCCTGCAACAGCTCGGCGGCGCCCTTGATCGAGGTCAGCGGCGATTTCAATTCGTGGGTGAGATGGGCCGAGAACGTCGCGATATAGTCCGAGCGCCGCGCCAGCTGTTCGGCCATACCGAGGAAGCTGTGCGAGAGCCGCGCGAACTCGCGCGTACCGTAGTGCCGGAGCGGCCTGAACGCCTCACGGTCGCCGCGGCCTATTCTGGTGGCGCGATCGATCAGTTCGCGCATCGGCAGCGTGATGGTGCGCGAGAATACGAGGCCAATGGCGATCGTGCCGAGAACCACGGCGAGCCCCGCCAGCACGAACTTGGCCCGCTCTTGATAGAGATGGTCGAAGATGTTGCTCGGCGTCCGCGTCGTGTAGATCACCCCCGCGACGTGGTTGTTGACGATGACAGGCATTGCCGAAAACACGTGGACGCCGAGGCCGCGGCTGAAGGAATAGATCGACGGCGGCGGCTTGTCGGGCACGCGGTTGCGCAAGGTGGCGCGGTATTGCCCATGCAGCGCGTCCGCGACCTCCTCGATATGGGCGAGCGACTGCCCGACCTCCTGCCGCCCGGCGATCACCACGCCTTGGGGATCGAGGATGCGAAAGCCTGCCAGCGTCAC from Bradyrhizobium lupini harbors:
- a CDS encoding ATP-binding protein, with the protein product MSAAPDKWRPSLTLVIFTVLATVGVLPLVGLFFFRLYDNQLIRQTQAELIAQSRVLATIYAQEVTARLDSGLTLGGEVPPNVLPDPGDQVTPIRPALDLTANDLLRRRPDAQAAPQPPQPVYVEIGAKLTPIIRETQKVTLAGFRILDPQGVVIAGRQEVGQSLAHIEEVADALHGQYRATLRNRVPDKPPPSIYSFSRGLGVHVFSAMPVIVNNHVAGVIYTTRTPSNIFDHLYQERAKFVLAGLAVVLGTIAIGLVFSRTITLPMRELIDRATRIGRGDREAFRPLRHYGTREFARLSHSFLGMAEQLARRSDYIATFSAHLTHELKSPLTSIKGAAELLQDSVQGKAGSLTPAEQETFIANILSDTKRLEAMAQRLRELARAESLPQNERTELAPVIADLRSRFPASSIEASGSLDLMIGMSAEKALIVLSHLADNAMRHKAGTIRLKAIDERTTLRVTVSNDGEPISTPNRDRIFDAFFTTRRDQGGTGMGLAIARAVMASHGSSIRLTPTDQGAAFELQFPMG